One Egicoccus halophilus genomic region harbors:
- the ectB gene encoding diaminobutyrate--2-oxoglutarate transaminase, translated as MNLIIDRHESQVRSYCRSWPATFERARGSQVWDTEGRRYLDFFAGAGALNYGHNDPAMRQAVVDYLLADHVVHSLDTYTPAKERFLARFVEVVLAPRGMGAFKVQFPGPTGTNAVEAAMKLARKVTGRDRVIGFTNAFHGMTVGSLAVSGNLGKRGGAGIMLGAGTNLPYDGYFGPDVDTVGYLDSLLEDTGSGLDKPAAVIVETVQAEGGLHTASMTWLRDLQAVCRRHDVLLIVDDIQAGCGRTGTFFSFEPAGVTPDIVTLSKSLSGFGLPMALTLFRPELDVWEPGEHNGTFRGHNPAFVTATEALRFWEDDTLTREVDRKAAMIAQTLDRLAVAHPVLEVERRGRGMVQGLACAEGFATRICAAAFELGLILETSGPRDEVVKLLPALTISDEDLDEGLELLVRAVVAAVPATAPATAATATQPA; from the coding sequence GTGAACCTGATCATCGACCGTCACGAGTCCCAGGTCCGGTCGTACTGCCGGTCCTGGCCGGCCACCTTCGAACGCGCCCGGGGTTCGCAGGTGTGGGACACCGAGGGGCGCCGCTACCTCGACTTCTTCGCCGGCGCCGGTGCGCTCAACTACGGACACAACGACCCGGCGATGCGGCAGGCGGTCGTCGACTACCTGCTCGCCGACCACGTCGTGCACAGCCTCGACACCTACACCCCGGCCAAGGAACGCTTCCTGGCCCGCTTCGTCGAGGTCGTCCTCGCCCCGCGCGGCATGGGGGCGTTCAAGGTGCAGTTCCCCGGACCGACCGGGACCAACGCCGTCGAGGCGGCGATGAAGCTCGCCCGCAAGGTGACCGGCCGCGACCGGGTCATCGGCTTCACCAACGCCTTCCACGGCATGACGGTCGGTTCGCTGGCGGTGTCGGGCAACCTCGGCAAGCGCGGCGGCGCCGGCATCATGCTCGGTGCCGGGACCAACCTGCCCTACGACGGCTACTTCGGCCCCGACGTGGACACGGTCGGCTACCTCGACTCGTTGCTGGAGGACACCGGCAGCGGACTCGACAAGCCGGCGGCCGTGATCGTCGAGACCGTGCAGGCCGAGGGCGGCCTGCACACCGCCTCGATGACGTGGCTGCGCGACCTGCAGGCGGTCTGCCGCCGCCACGACGTCCTGCTCATCGTCGACGACATCCAGGCCGGCTGTGGCCGGACCGGCACCTTCTTCAGCTTCGAGCCGGCGGGTGTCACCCCGGACATCGTGACGCTGTCGAAGTCGCTGTCGGGCTTCGGGCTGCCCATGGCGCTCACCCTGTTCCGACCGGAACTCGACGTGTGGGAGCCGGGTGAGCACAACGGCACCTTCCGCGGGCACAACCCGGCGTTCGTGACGGCGACCGAGGCCCTGCGCTTCTGGGAGGACGACACCCTCACGCGGGAGGTGGACCGCAAGGCGGCGATGATCGCGCAGACGCTGGACCGTCTGGCCGTGGCGCACCCGGTGCTGGAGGTGGAGCGTCGCGGGCGCGGCATGGTGCAGGGTCTGGCCTGTGCCGAGGGCTTCGCCACACGCATCTGCGCGGCGGCGTTCGAGCTCGGACTGATCCTCGAGACGTCCGGCCCGCGCGACGAGGTGGTCAAACTGTTGCCGGCACTCACCATCAGCGACGAGGACCTCGACGAGGGACTGGAGTTGCTCGTCCGGGCGGTCGTCGCCGCCGTTCCCGCCACCGCCCCGGCGACCGCCGCCACCGCCACCCAGCCGGCCTGA
- the recG gene encoding ATP-dependent DNA helicase RecG, whose product MSERPLALDDRVDALPGVGAKARGALEESFGIRTVRDLLEHYPRRYQDAGEVLDLAEVRAGEPATLIGEVLTWNTRRIPKRGQRRPLEVAEGTVRQASGRTFTATFFNQNWRAGQLAPGTVAAFSGKVKRFRNELQLASPDVEVLGRVGAGVDTDAAAERLRHQRLLAVYPATEAWPSFKLANLVETALGSLPELPDWLPESLLDELDLVTYDAAVRGIHQPPDHATRTAARRRLVFDELFALQLGVQRRRARLEAEVVGVDNAPVVDGRAQAFVDALPFPPTGAQQRAFAELAQDLGGPRPMHRLLQGDVGSGKTVVAVWTLLNAVDHGRQAAFMVPTEVLAEQHFRTLTNLLAPLGVNVLDGLRIELLTSSTTKRERQRILGELLAGQLDVLVGTHALLEEGVRFADLGVVVIDEQHRFGVAQRVRLKEKAGGPSLDPDAPDVLPDVLVMTATPIPRSLALTVYGDLDVTVLDELPPGREPITTQLITPSQADRRARLYEFVRREAAAGRRAYVVCPLVEEGELPAKDVTGEHRRLAGEVFPELTVELIHGRLRPDAKEAAMRRFRSGEAQVLVATTVIEVGVDVPEATIMVIEDAERFGISQLHQLRGRVGRGGGQSYCVLFAGWSGPELPEQSLERLEAVAATNDGFALAEKDLALRGTGTLFGRTQSGAMSDIRLADIVGDRPLIEETRRRAREVVSRDPDLQAPANRPLRDEVTRRFEGRGTEVVEVDDTDELAAFAALETG is encoded by the coding sequence ATGAGCGAGCGTCCCCTCGCCCTCGACGACCGCGTCGACGCCCTGCCGGGTGTCGGCGCCAAGGCGCGCGGCGCGCTGGAGGAGTCGTTCGGCATCCGGACCGTGCGCGACCTGCTCGAACACTACCCGCGCAGGTACCAGGACGCCGGCGAGGTGCTCGACCTCGCCGAGGTCCGCGCCGGCGAGCCGGCCACGCTGATCGGCGAGGTGCTCACCTGGAACACCCGACGGATCCCGAAGCGCGGGCAGCGGCGCCCGCTCGAGGTCGCCGAGGGAACGGTCCGGCAGGCCAGCGGTCGCACGTTCACGGCCACCTTCTTCAACCAGAACTGGCGCGCCGGTCAGCTCGCCCCGGGCACGGTCGCGGCCTTCAGCGGCAAGGTCAAGCGCTTCCGCAACGAGCTGCAGTTGGCCAGCCCCGACGTCGAGGTCCTCGGCCGCGTCGGCGCGGGCGTCGACACCGACGCCGCGGCCGAGCGGCTTCGTCACCAGCGGCTGCTGGCGGTGTACCCGGCGACGGAGGCCTGGCCGTCGTTCAAGCTCGCGAACCTCGTCGAGACCGCCCTCGGGAGCCTGCCCGAGCTGCCCGACTGGCTGCCCGAGTCGTTGCTCGACGAGCTCGACCTGGTGACCTACGACGCCGCCGTCCGGGGGATCCACCAGCCACCGGACCACGCGACCCGCACGGCGGCGCGCCGTCGCCTGGTGTTCGACGAGCTGTTCGCGCTGCAGCTCGGGGTGCAGCGCCGCCGCGCCCGGCTCGAGGCCGAGGTCGTCGGTGTCGACAACGCGCCGGTCGTCGACGGCCGTGCACAGGCGTTCGTCGACGCCCTGCCGTTCCCGCCGACCGGGGCGCAGCAGCGGGCCTTCGCCGAACTCGCGCAGGACCTCGGCGGACCCCGGCCGATGCACCGGCTGCTGCAGGGCGACGTCGGTTCGGGCAAGACCGTCGTCGCGGTCTGGACGCTGCTCAACGCGGTCGACCACGGCCGGCAGGCGGCGTTCATGGTCCCGACCGAGGTGCTGGCCGAGCAGCACTTCCGCACACTGACGAACCTGCTCGCTCCCCTGGGCGTCAACGTGCTCGACGGCCTGCGCATCGAGCTGCTCACCTCGTCGACGACGAAGCGGGAACGGCAGCGCATCCTGGGCGAGCTGCTCGCCGGCCAGCTCGACGTGCTGGTCGGCACGCATGCGCTGCTCGAGGAGGGGGTGCGCTTCGCCGACCTCGGCGTCGTGGTCATCGACGAACAGCACCGCTTCGGCGTGGCCCAGCGGGTCCGGCTCAAGGAGAAGGCGGGAGGCCCGTCGCTGGACCCCGACGCACCCGACGTCCTGCCCGACGTGCTGGTGATGACGGCCACGCCGATCCCGCGCTCGCTGGCACTGACCGTCTACGGCGACCTCGACGTCACCGTGCTCGACGAACTGCCGCCGGGACGCGAGCCGATCACCACCCAGTTGATCACCCCGTCGCAGGCCGACCGGCGCGCCCGGCTCTACGAGTTCGTCCGACGCGAGGCGGCCGCCGGCCGACGGGCGTACGTCGTCTGCCCCCTGGTCGAGGAGGGCGAGCTGCCGGCGAAGGACGTCACGGGCGAGCACCGGCGGCTGGCCGGGGAGGTCTTCCCGGAGCTGACGGTCGAGCTGATCCACGGCCGCCTGCGTCCCGACGCCAAGGAGGCGGCGATGCGGCGCTTCCGCTCGGGGGAGGCCCAGGTGCTGGTCGCCACCACCGTCATCGAGGTGGGGGTCGACGTCCCCGAGGCCACCATCATGGTGATCGAGGACGCCGAGCGGTTCGGCATCAGCCAGCTGCACCAGTTGCGCGGCCGCGTGGGCAGGGGCGGCGGGCAGAGCTACTGCGTGCTGTTCGCCGGCTGGTCCGGTCCGGAGCTGCCCGAGCAGAGCCTCGAGCGTCTCGAGGCGGTCGCCGCCACCAACGACGGGTTCGCGCTCGCCGAGAAGGACCTCGCCCTGCGTGGTACCGGCACGCTGTTCGGTCGGACCCAGTCGGGGGCGATGTCCGACATCAGGCTGGCCGACATCGTCGGCGACCGCCCGCTGATCGAGGAGACCCGCCGGCGCGCGCGCGAGGTCGTCTCCCGCGACCCCGACCTGCAGGCACCGGCGAACCGGCCGCTGCGCGACGAGGTGACCCGCCGCTTCGAGGGGCGCGGGACCGAGGTCGTGGAGGTCGACGACACCGACGAGCTGGCGGCCTTCGCCGCGCTCGAGACCGGCTGA
- a CDS encoding acetoacetate--CoA ligase, with product MDEVGLGTRLWEPPEDARACTTMGRFLDWAQTRTGRQLPTYADAWQWSVEDLEEFWAAVVDWFDLPLTTPYERVLADDAMPGAVWLPGARLNYAAQALRWRGDAPAIVARSQTRDELVLSREELRDQVARAAAGLRRLGVGRGDRVVGYLPNVPETVVAFLACAALGAVWSSCAPEFGVKAVVDRVRQIEPTVLLAVDGYVYGRRTVRRAAEVAEIRDGLPSLRATVVLPQLGGSVAREDFPGVTSWDELLAEPGELHVEPLPFDHPLYVLYSSGTTGLPKAIVHGHGGILLEHVKMLGLHHDLGEGNAFSWFTTTGWMMWNYLVSGLTVGATLVLFDGDPGHPDLTTLWQLAADTEVDVLGVGAPFLMGCRKAGLRPRDSFDLSHLRQIGSTGSPLPAEGFGWVREAVGEHVQVVSASGGTDVCTAFVAAAPLLPVHAGEIPCRCLGADVQAFAPDGTSVVGERGELVVTRPMPSMPVGFWNDPDGERYRAAYFEDFPGVWRHGDWLEVTERGTCIITGRSDATLNRGGVRMGTSEFYAVVEDVEGILDSLVVHLPERDQQPDRLVLFVVLAEGQALDDALRGRLAGAVRAQLSPRHVPDQLLAVPAVPRTISNKKMEVPVKRLLAGEPLDRVANPGAMANPESLDAFAALAADPA from the coding sequence GTGGATGAGGTCGGGCTCGGGACACGACTGTGGGAGCCGCCCGAGGACGCGCGCGCGTGCACCACGATGGGGCGCTTCCTCGATTGGGCGCAGACGCGCACGGGACGGCAGCTGCCGACCTACGCCGACGCCTGGCAGTGGTCGGTCGAGGACCTCGAGGAGTTCTGGGCCGCGGTCGTCGACTGGTTCGACCTGCCGTTGACGACCCCCTACGAGCGGGTGCTGGCCGACGACGCCATGCCCGGTGCGGTGTGGCTGCCGGGAGCACGGCTCAACTACGCCGCGCAGGCGCTGCGCTGGCGCGGGGACGCGCCGGCGATCGTGGCCCGCTCGCAGACCCGCGACGAGTTGGTGCTCTCGCGTGAGGAGTTGCGCGACCAGGTCGCCCGCGCGGCCGCAGGGCTGCGCCGGTTGGGCGTCGGGCGCGGCGACCGGGTCGTGGGCTACCTGCCCAACGTGCCCGAGACGGTGGTCGCGTTCCTGGCCTGTGCCGCGCTCGGGGCGGTGTGGTCCTCGTGCGCACCCGAGTTCGGGGTCAAGGCGGTCGTCGACCGGGTCCGCCAGATCGAGCCGACCGTGCTGTTGGCGGTGGACGGCTACGTCTACGGTCGCCGCACGGTACGGCGTGCCGCCGAGGTGGCCGAGATCCGTGACGGTCTGCCCAGCCTGCGGGCCACGGTGGTGCTTCCGCAGCTCGGTGGGAGCGTCGCCCGCGAGGACTTCCCGGGAGTGACCAGCTGGGACGAGCTGCTCGCCGAGCCCGGGGAGCTGCACGTCGAGCCGCTGCCGTTCGATCACCCGCTCTACGTGCTCTACAGCTCCGGGACGACCGGTCTGCCCAAGGCCATCGTGCACGGCCACGGCGGCATCCTGCTCGAGCACGTCAAGATGCTCGGCCTGCACCACGACCTCGGTGAGGGGAACGCGTTCAGCTGGTTCACCACCACCGGGTGGATGATGTGGAACTACCTGGTGTCCGGGCTCACGGTCGGTGCCACCCTGGTGTTGTTCGACGGCGACCCTGGCCACCCCGACCTCACGACGCTGTGGCAGCTGGCGGCGGACACCGAGGTGGACGTCCTCGGGGTCGGGGCCCCGTTCCTGATGGGTTGCCGCAAGGCCGGCCTGCGACCACGCGACTCGTTCGATCTGTCGCACCTGCGCCAGATCGGCTCGACCGGCTCGCCGCTGCCGGCCGAGGGCTTCGGCTGGGTGCGTGAGGCGGTGGGGGAGCACGTCCAGGTGGTCTCCGCCTCCGGCGGGACCGACGTGTGCACCGCGTTCGTCGCCGCCGCACCGCTGCTCCCGGTCCACGCCGGGGAGATCCCGTGTCGCTGCCTCGGCGCCGACGTGCAGGCGTTCGCGCCCGACGGCACCTCGGTCGTCGGCGAACGGGGCGAGCTCGTCGTCACGCGGCCGATGCCCTCGATGCCGGTCGGGTTCTGGAACGACCCCGACGGCGAGCGCTACCGCGCGGCCTACTTCGAGGACTTCCCCGGCGTGTGGCGCCACGGCGACTGGCTCGAGGTCACCGAGCGCGGCACGTGCATCATCACCGGTCGCTCCGACGCCACCCTCAACCGCGGTGGTGTGCGCATGGGGACCTCGGAGTTCTACGCCGTGGTCGAGGACGTCGAGGGGATCCTCGACTCGCTGGTGGTCCACCTGCCCGAACGCGACCAGCAGCCCGACCGTCTGGTGTTGTTCGTCGTGCTCGCCGAGGGGCAGGCGCTCGACGACGCGCTGCGTGGGCGCCTGGCCGGCGCCGTCCGGGCCCAGCTCTCGCCGCGACACGTCCCCGACCAGCTGCTGGCCGTGCCGGCCGTGCCGCGCACGATCTCCAACAAGAAGATGGAGGTCCCGGTGAAGCGGCTGTTGGCGGGCGAGCCACTGGACCGGGTCGCCAACCCGGGCGCCATGGCCAACCCGGAGAGTCTCGACGCCTTCGCGGCACTCGCGGCGGATCCGGCCTGA
- the rpmB gene encoding 50S ribosomal protein L28: protein MASVCSYCGKKPWVGKQVSHSHRRSSKRWSPNIQRVKAFVNGRTVKVDVCTGCLKAGKVTRPPVKTAG from the coding sequence ATGGCCTCCGTCTGCAGCTACTGCGGCAAGAAGCCCTGGGTCGGCAAGCAGGTCAGCCACTCGCACCGCCGCTCGAGCAAGCGCTGGAGCCCGAACATCCAGCGGGTGAAGGCGTTCGTGAACGGACGGACCGTCAAGGTCGACGTCTGCACCGGTTGCCTGAAGGCCGGCAAGGTGACCCGTCCGCCGGTCAAGACCGCCGGCTGA
- a CDS encoding DAK2 domain-containing protein, translated as MPDGQGAPLAAAELPALLERVHAALAQRRQAIDDLNVFPVPDGDTGTNMTLTVSSGLEALRAAADARPRDQAAAVVRGAVRGARGNSGVILSQVVRAIVEVVGGERDVGAEHYARALERARSLAYEAVAEPVEGTILTVIGQAAGAARRAVEAGADLVRTSAEVVAATTEAVERTREQLAVLRDAGVVDAGARGFEVLVAAVHGHLTGQDPPLVAEASADRPDHTTCERSYAYAFEVQYLLDTDTDTDTDADTDADADTDTDADDVVARTLRARLERLGDSVVVVAAGGLLNVHVHTDDVGAAIEAGLDHGRPSDIAVTHFGDQIAANRAARPRPALGAVAVLHGDGLSALARRTGAVVVAGRAGDLPSVAEVLDAVAAVDAARVVVLPGHRNAVAAARQAAGVAAAEGGRRLDVVEAACSPPAVLAALAVLDPTGPPDRVLADLYAAADAVRAGEVVDAVRDADTPIGVVRAGQALAVVDGQVVAVADDPLVALEAVCRGLAVGAAEVVTLLVGDGVDGEVRRRAVSVVASAADGELEVIDAGQRPARFWVGVE; from the coding sequence GTGCCCGACGGCCAGGGAGCGCCCTTGGCGGCGGCCGAGCTGCCGGCCCTGCTCGAACGCGTGCATGCGGCGTTGGCGCAGCGGCGCCAGGCGATCGACGACCTCAACGTGTTCCCGGTGCCCGACGGGGACACGGGCACGAACATGACCCTCACGGTGAGTTCGGGCCTCGAGGCGCTGCGCGCGGCGGCGGACGCGCGCCCCCGCGACCAGGCCGCCGCCGTCGTGCGCGGCGCCGTCCGCGGGGCGCGCGGCAACTCCGGGGTCATCCTCAGTCAGGTGGTGCGCGCCATCGTCGAGGTGGTGGGCGGGGAACGCGACGTCGGTGCCGAGCACTACGCACGGGCGTTGGAACGGGCGCGTTCGCTGGCCTACGAGGCCGTGGCCGAACCGGTCGAGGGCACCATCCTGACCGTCATCGGCCAGGCCGCCGGGGCGGCCCGTCGGGCGGTGGAGGCCGGGGCCGACCTGGTCCGCACCTCGGCGGAGGTCGTCGCGGCCACCACCGAGGCCGTGGAACGCACCCGTGAGCAACTGGCGGTCCTGCGTGATGCCGGGGTGGTGGACGCCGGTGCCCGGGGGTTCGAGGTGCTCGTCGCCGCCGTGCACGGTCACCTCACCGGACAGGACCCGCCGCTGGTGGCGGAAGCGTCCGCGGATCGGCCCGATCACACCACCTGCGAGCGGTCGTACGCGTACGCGTTCGAGGTCCAGTACCTGCTCGACACCGACACCGACACCGACACCGACGCCGACACCGACGCCGACGCCGACACCGACACCGACGCCGACGACGTCGTGGCCCGCACGCTGCGTGCCCGCCTCGAGCGCCTCGGGGACTCGGTCGTGGTCGTCGCCGCCGGCGGCCTGCTCAACGTCCACGTGCACACCGACGACGTCGGCGCCGCGATCGAGGCCGGACTCGACCACGGGCGGCCCAGCGACATCGCGGTGACCCACTTCGGCGACCAGATCGCCGCCAACCGGGCCGCACGCCCGCGGCCGGCGCTGGGCGCCGTCGCGGTCCTGCACGGTGACGGGCTGAGCGCGTTGGCCCGGCGGACCGGTGCCGTGGTCGTCGCGGGACGGGCCGGCGACCTGCCGTCGGTGGCCGAGGTGCTCGACGCGGTGGCCGCCGTCGACGCCGCACGGGTGGTCGTGCTGCCCGGGCACCGCAACGCCGTCGCCGCGGCACGACAGGCCGCCGGCGTCGCCGCCGCGGAGGGTGGCCGGCGTCTCGACGTCGTGGAGGCGGCCTGCTCACCGCCCGCGGTGCTGGCCGCGCTGGCCGTGCTCGATCCCACCGGCCCGCCCGACCGGGTGCTGGCCGACCTCTACGCGGCGGCGGACGCGGTCCGGGCCGGCGAGGTCGTCGACGCGGTGCGCGACGCCGACACCCCCATCGGTGTCGTGCGTGCCGGTCAGGCGTTGGCGGTCGTCGATGGGCAGGTGGTCGCGGTGGCCGACGACCCGCTGGTGGCGCTCGAGGCCGTGTGCCGTGGGCTGGCCGTCGGCGCCGCCGAGGTCGTGACGCTGCTGGTCGGCGACGGGGTCGACGGCGAGGTGCGTCGGCGCGCGGTGTCCGTGGTCGCGTCGGCCGCCGACGGCGAACTGGAGGTGATCGACGCCGGGCAACGTCCGGCCCGGTTCTGGGTCGGTGTCGAATGA
- a CDS encoding Lrp/AsnC ligand binding domain-containing protein — protein MVDVSAYILIQTELGKAAAVARAAGELPGVTEAADVTGPYDVIVKASAGNVDELGRMVVSRIQAIDGITRTLTCPIVNL, from the coding sequence GTGGTCGACGTCTCGGCCTACATCCTGATCCAGACCGAACTCGGGAAGGCAGCGGCCGTGGCCCGCGCCGCGGGCGAGCTCCCCGGTGTCACCGAGGCCGCCGACGTCACCGGCCCCTACGACGTGATCGTCAAGGCGTCGGCCGGCAACGTCGACGAGCTCGGTCGCATGGTCGTCAGCCGGATCCAGGCCATCGACGGCATCACCCGGACACTGACCTGCCCCATCGTCAACCTGTGA
- a CDS encoding ectoine synthase codes for MIVRSLDDLVGTDRDVVAETWSSRRFLLAQDGLGYSLNDTVLHAGTTTRMHYKHHRESVYCIEGSGVLTNLETGEEHPIAPGTLYVLNEHERHALRADTDLRMVCVFTPALTGREVHGPDGAYPPATVDDAAAGDANDPSVSSKELAHG; via the coding sequence ATGATCGTCCGCAGCCTCGACGACCTCGTCGGCACCGACCGCGACGTCGTCGCCGAGACGTGGTCCAGCCGCCGCTTCCTGCTCGCGCAGGACGGCCTCGGCTACTCGCTCAACGACACGGTGCTGCACGCCGGCACGACCACCCGGATGCACTACAAGCACCACCGGGAGTCCGTGTACTGCATCGAGGGCAGTGGGGTGCTCACGAACCTCGAGACGGGGGAGGAGCACCCGATCGCGCCCGGGACCCTGTACGTGCTGAACGAACACGAGCGGCACGCGCTGCGCGCCGACACCGACCTGCGCATGGTCTGTGTCTTCACCCCGGCCCTGACCGGCCGCGAGGTCCATGGTCCCGACGGCGCGTACCCGCCGGCGACGGTCGACGACGCCGCGGCCGGCGACGCGAACGACCCCAGCGTATCCAGCAAGGAGCTCGCGCATGGCTAG
- the thpD gene encoding ectoine hydroxylase: MASTETARQDFYPTRVSDRPQLLERNEPVTRGGVDDGPLDRAALDAFDRDGYLVLPEVFSTEEIAGIRGRLDELSADPTVRADERTITELESDEVRSIFEIHKTDPTFAELSADPRVADVARQLLGSDVYIHQSRINVKPGFVGKGFWWHSDFETWHAEDGMPRMRCLSASITLTDNYPHNGPLMVVPGSHRTFVTTVGQTPEDHYKASLKKQEVGTPDHDSLHELIVGQGREIRQLTGRAGSVVFFDCNLMHASSENQTPFPRSNVFLVYNSVDNALEEPFAAPSRRPEFAAATEWTPVPRA; this comes from the coding sequence ATGGCTAGCACCGAGACCGCCCGCCAGGACTTCTACCCCACCCGCGTCAGCGACCGGCCACAGCTGCTCGAGCGGAACGAGCCCGTGACCCGTGGCGGCGTCGACGACGGTCCGCTCGACCGTGCGGCGCTCGACGCCTTCGACCGCGACGGCTACCTCGTCCTGCCCGAGGTGTTCTCCACCGAGGAGATCGCCGGGATCCGTGGCCGGCTCGACGAGCTGTCGGCCGACCCGACGGTGCGGGCCGACGAGCGGACCATCACCGAGCTCGAGTCCGACGAGGTCCGCTCGATCTTCGAGATCCACAAGACCGACCCGACGTTCGCCGAGTTGTCGGCCGACCCGCGGGTCGCCGACGTCGCCCGGCAGCTGCTCGGCTCGGACGTCTACATCCACCAGAGCCGCATCAACGTCAAGCCCGGCTTCGTCGGCAAGGGCTTCTGGTGGCACTCGGACTTCGAGACCTGGCACGCCGAGGACGGCATGCCGCGGATGCGGTGCCTGTCGGCCTCGATCACGCTGACGGACAACTATCCGCACAACGGTCCGCTGATGGTCGTCCCCGGATCACACCGCACCTTCGTCACGACCGTCGGGCAGACGCCCGAGGACCACTACAAGGCCTCGCTCAAGAAGCAGGAGGTCGGCACCCCCGATCACGACAGCCTGCACGAGCTCATCGTCGGCCAGGGACGGGAGATCCGTCAGTTGACCGGCAGGGCCGGCTCGGTCGTGTTCTTCGACTGCAACCTCATGCACGCCTCGTCGGAGAACCAGACCCCGTTCCCGCGCAGCAACGTGTTCCTGGTCTACAACTCGGTCGACAACGCACTCGAGGAGCCATTCGCCGCGCCGAGCCGGCGTCCCGAGTTCGCCGCCGCGACCGAGTGGACCCCCGTGCCACGCGCGTGA